CGAAGGTGAGGTCATTTTTTATGAGGGAGATGAGAGCAGCTATTTTCATTTTCTCATAGATGGTGAGGTATCCGTCTATAAATCCTCTGCTTCATTGGATACGATCACGATTCACCATTTTCACGCACCTTCACTTATTGCAGAAGTTGCAACACTTAAACAAATCCCCTATCCTGCTTCGTGCGAGGCAAAACAAATTTCCGTTCTACTTAAAATTCCTCGAGATCCTTTTTTGCATCTTCTTCAGAATGATCCGTCTCTAAGCATTGCACTTATTTCTTCTCTGACTCAAAAAATTTCTGCATTAGAACTTGCTCTGCAACGTCACACAGCACCGAATGCAATTGCAAAAGTAGCACGTCTTATCCGTGATGATTTATTTGCTTTTAATCGCTTAAAGCAAATAGAAATAGCTCGACTTATTGGAATCACACCGGAAACCCTTTCTCGTATTCTTAAAAAACTAAAAATTGAAGGCGTCATCGCCCATACAAAATCCGAAGGAATTACTGTCCTTTCAGATGAAATACTAATCTCATACTGCGGATAATTATTTTCCTTTAAGAGAATGAGTGATAGAGTTAATCCAACTATCACTGAGGAGCATCCAAATGGGTAAAAGAGGTATTTCACTTCTTCGCGGGATCGAAGCACAAACAGTTTATGATCTTCTTAATAAAGCATATTGTGATGAGTGGCTTGCCTATTATCAATACTTCATTGAAGCCAAAGTGGTTAAAGGACTCATGAAAGATGCCGCCATTGTAGAACTTACGCAACATGCAGCCGATGAACTCCGTCATGCTACAATGGTTTGTGACCGCATTATACAGCTTGGAGGTACTCCGATTCTTCACCCTTCTGAGTGGCTTACGAACAGTAACTGCGGATATGATGCTCCTACCGAACCAGATGTACGCAAGGTATTGGAACAAGCAATCAAAGGAGAACAGTGCGCTATTGGTGTTTATTCTAATATTCTTGATATTACACGTGAAAAAGATACAATCACCTACGATCTTGTTTCACAAATCTTGGCGGATGAAGTGGGACACGAAGAAGATCTACAGGCTTTGTTCGATGATATCGAAGAGTTTATTGAACAATTTAAGAAATAATGATGATAAAACAAATATTCATTCTTCTCTTTGTAATGACAAGTTATATGCATGGTGCAGACATTTTAACATTAGTCAGTCTTCTTGATCGAAATGACACTGCAACATTTGAATCCCAAATACAGTCACTTCAAGATGCTAATTCAGTTCGGGAAGATAATAACAAAACCATTTTGATGTATGCAAGCTGGGTTGGCAATATGGATGCAGTCAAGTATCTTGTCGAGAAAGGTGCAGATGTTACTGCACAAGATATAGGTGGAGCTACGGCTTTGCATCTGGCCATATGGAAAGGATATACACCGATTGCTTTATACTTATTAGAAAAAGGTGCATCAGGACATATTATGAGCAAAGATGGATTAACTCCATTGGATATCGCAGGGATGCGGGGAAACAAAGAGGTTTCATCTGCTATTGAAAAAGCTACACTGAAATTAAAACCGCTTTTATAGCGCGATAACGGTGCAGCATGGCTTTATCCCTCGTGTTTAGAGGATTTGGCAAAAAAGGTATTTTCAAGTTCTTCCAGCCGCTCTAATTTCTGATAATGGCGAAGATTCAAAGATGCAAATTTATATCCTAAATAAATAATGATCGGCCATAACGAAAGCCAAAGCAGTGATTCGATGTATTCCATAGTCTGTCTCCTAATAACTAAACGGATCGTTTTTGATCTCTTCGTGAGTAACGGGACGTGCCATAGAATACCATACATATGCGATGTATCCTAATACAACCGGCACGAACAGCGATACGTACCCCATGACCATAAGCGTATAGCGGCTGGCTGAACTGTTGGCGGTCGTCAATGAACTGCTCAAATC
This genomic window from Sulfuricurvum sp. contains:
- a CDS encoding Crp/Fnr family transcriptional regulator, producing MNHLSHTEPFSLKKIGIFAHLSHTQRTQIENIGIIRSYSEGEVIFYEGDESSYFHFLIDGEVSVYKSSASLDTITIHHFHAPSLIAEVATLKQIPYPASCEAKQISVLLKIPRDPFLHLLQNDPSLSIALISSLTQKISALELALQRHTAPNAIAKVARLIRDDLFAFNRLKQIEIARLIGITPETLSRILKKLKIEGVIAHTKSEGITVLSDEILISYCG
- a CDS encoding ankyrin repeat domain-containing protein, with translation MIKQIFILLFVMTSYMHGADILTLVSLLDRNDTATFESQIQSLQDANSVREDNNKTILMYASWVGNMDAVKYLVEKGADVTAQDIGGATALHLAIWKGYTPIALYLLEKGASGHIMSKDGLTPLDIAGMRGNKEVSSAIEKATLKLKPLL
- a CDS encoding ferritin-like domain-containing protein; translation: MGKRGISLLRGIEAQTVYDLLNKAYCDEWLAYYQYFIEAKVVKGLMKDAAIVELTQHAADELRHATMVCDRIIQLGGTPILHPSEWLTNSNCGYDAPTEPDVRKVLEQAIKGEQCAIGVYSNILDITREKDTITYDLVSQILADEVGHEEDLQALFDDIEEFIEQFKK